In Bacillus toyonensis BCT-7112, a single window of DNA contains:
- a CDS encoding DUF3993 domain-containing protein, with protein sequence MRKYGIWLVLFVCVAFLVGYSVTTVLGKEELKVDRKDVFTTIQKGYETQFSIRGKHLPMNKMIETLSPYFTDNFLQVFTDENSRSDKQSGEYLLPAKEAPFSFNSETKMAYDEEHKNLYVYERAKSGQYQIVTLKRDQDKWKLAGYHESQELLTEIKRLQQL encoded by the coding sequence ATGAGGAAATATGGAATATGGCTTGTTCTATTTGTATGTGTTGCCTTTCTAGTTGGTTATAGTGTTACAACTGTTTTAGGAAAAGAGGAATTGAAAGTCGATCGGAAAGACGTGTTTACAACGATACAAAAAGGCTATGAAACCCAATTTTCAATTCGCGGGAAGCATTTGCCGATGAATAAGATGATAGAGACGTTATCACCGTATTTTACAGATAATTTCCTTCAAGTATTTACAGATGAAAATAGTAGAAGTGATAAACAAAGTGGTGAATATTTACTTCCAGCAAAAGAAGCACCGTTTTCTTTTAATTCGGAAACGAAAATGGCGTATGATGAAGAGCATAAAAATTTATATGTATATGAGCGGGCGAAAAGTGGACAATATCAAATTGTAACATTGAAAAGGGATCAAGATAAATGGAAATTAGCAGGGTATCATGAAAGCCAAGAACTTTTAACTGAAATAAAAAGGTTACAACAATTATAA
- a CDS encoding ribonuclease H-like YkuK family protein: MDGGHKFYNVSERHLNFDTVFNRICSFIEKDPRNLYRLSIGTDSQAHQKDTRFITAIHIHRVGKGAWGCLHHRSVKDKPATLREKIYLETQFSQEIACLFTPNHIQTIWDLLHPYAQDGAGFIMEIHLDIGNDGLTKEFILDMTAKIQAMGLTAKIKPDAYAAFSYANRYTK; the protein is encoded by the coding sequence GTGGACGGTGGGCATAAATTCTATAATGTTTCAGAGAGACATTTGAATTTTGATACGGTCTTTAACCGCATTTGTAGTTTCATTGAAAAGGATCCACGAAATTTATATCGATTATCTATTGGGACAGACTCACAAGCACATCAAAAAGATACGAGATTTATTACGGCAATCCATATTCACCGTGTTGGAAAAGGGGCTTGGGGATGTTTACACCATAGGTCAGTAAAAGATAAGCCGGCAACATTACGGGAGAAAATATATTTAGAAACACAGTTTAGTCAAGAAATCGCTTGCCTATTTACTCCTAACCATATACAAACCATATGGGATTTATTGCATCCATATGCTCAAGATGGGGCTGGGTTCATAATGGAAATTCATTTGGACATAGGGAATGATGGTTTAACAAAAGAATTTATTTTAGATATGACAGCGAAAATTCAAGCGATGGGATTAACTGCAAAAATTAAGCCGGATGCTTATGCGGCATTTAGCTATGCAAATCGATATACGAAATAA
- the dapD gene encoding 2,3,4,5-tetrahydropyridine-2,6-dicarboxylate N-acetyltransferase yields MKMMDANEIISFIQKSEKKTPVKVYIKGDLKEVTFPETVQAFVNKKSGVVFGEWSEIKTILDENSKHIVDYVVENDRRNSAIPMLDLKGIKARIEPGAIIRDHVEIGDNAVIMMNATINIGAVIGEGTMIDMNAVLGGRATVGKNCHVGAGAVLAGVIEPPSAKPVIVEDDVVIGANVVVLEGVTVGKGAVVAAGAVVTEDVPPYTVVAGTPARVIKEIDEKTKAKTEIKQELRQLNPEK; encoded by the coding sequence ATGAAAATGATGGACGCTAACGAAATTATTTCGTTTATTCAAAAAAGTGAAAAGAAAACTCCTGTAAAGGTATACATAAAAGGGGATTTAAAAGAAGTAACGTTCCCTGAAACAGTACAAGCATTTGTAAATAAAAAATCTGGTGTAGTATTCGGAGAATGGTCTGAAATTAAGACAATTCTTGATGAAAATAGCAAGCACATTGTTGACTATGTAGTTGAGAACGATCGTCGTAATTCTGCAATCCCAATGCTTGATTTAAAAGGTATTAAAGCTCGTATTGAGCCAGGCGCAATTATTCGTGACCACGTTGAAATTGGTGACAACGCTGTTATCATGATGAATGCAACAATTAACATCGGTGCTGTAATTGGCGAAGGTACTATGATCGACATGAACGCAGTGCTTGGTGGACGTGCAACGGTTGGCAAAAACTGTCATGTAGGTGCAGGTGCTGTACTTGCGGGTGTTATTGAGCCACCTTCTGCAAAACCAGTTATCGTTGAAGACGATGTTGTAATTGGTGCAAATGTAGTTGTTTTAGAGGGCGTTACAGTAGGTAAAGGTGCAGTTGTAGCAGCAGGAGCTGTTGTAACAGAAGATGTGCCTCCATATACAGTTGTTGCGGGAACTCCAGCACGTGTAATTAAAGAAATTGATGAGAAGACAAAAGCGAAAACTGAAATCAAACAAGAGCTTCGTCAATTAAACCCAGAGAAATAA
- a CDS encoding glutaredoxin family protein, whose amino-acid sequence MKKIEVYTQPDCPPCVIVKEFLKHNNVSYEEFDVKKDAAARDRLLYDYDSYSTPTVVIDGEVVTGFQIEKLQQLLNIE is encoded by the coding sequence ATGAAAAAAATTGAGGTTTACACACAACCTGATTGTCCGCCATGTGTCATTGTGAAAGAATTTTTAAAGCATAATAACGTTTCATATGAAGAATTTGACGTAAAAAAAGACGCTGCTGCTCGCGATCGCCTTTTATACGACTATGATTCCTATTCAACTCCAACAGTTGTAATCGACGGTGAAGTGGTTACAGGTTTTCAAATCGAAAAATTACAACAGCTACTCAATATAGAATAG
- a CDS encoding LysR family transcriptional regulator, producing the protein MEAKERGRKLQIDDFQMMVVLAQESNMRKAAERLFVSQPALSQRLQSMEKQWGMKFFIRSQKGLTITPEGEKVANYAKEMLQREENIKSELAVFRTETYGTLKIAVASVIGQYWLPPVLKKFVQKYPSVKISLFTGWSSEVQKQFYEGDVHVAILRGSQEYKGQKQQLFEDELYLVDKEIKDISMLKETNRPFIQFKSDSTYYGQIQNWWYGLFSNPPKRTIVVDQIETCKQLVLNGIGYALLPSTVLKEVQENMYKTPVQLTRETWLLTSESARQLKQVQAFLEIIEEIQREK; encoded by the coding sequence ATGGAAGCTAAGGAAAGAGGGAGAAAGTTGCAAATTGATGATTTTCAAATGATGGTTGTGTTAGCCCAGGAATCAAATATGAGAAAAGCGGCGGAACGTTTATTTGTTTCCCAACCTGCGCTTAGTCAACGATTACAATCTATGGAGAAACAATGGGGAATGAAATTTTTTATTCGTTCACAAAAAGGATTGACAATTACACCTGAAGGGGAAAAAGTCGCAAATTATGCAAAAGAAATGTTACAAAGAGAAGAGAATATTAAGAGCGAACTGGCAGTTTTTAGAACGGAAACATATGGAACGTTAAAAATAGCTGTTGCATCGGTTATTGGTCAATATTGGCTCCCTCCTGTGTTGAAAAAGTTTGTACAAAAGTATCCTTCTGTGAAGATATCGCTGTTTACTGGCTGGAGTAGTGAAGTGCAAAAGCAATTTTATGAGGGCGATGTTCATGTAGCTATATTAAGGGGATCACAGGAATATAAAGGACAAAAGCAACAATTATTTGAAGATGAATTATATTTAGTCGATAAAGAAATAAAAGATATTTCGATGTTAAAAGAAACAAATAGACCATTTATTCAATTTAAAAGTGATTCGACTTATTATGGTCAAATACAAAATTGGTGGTATGGGTTATTCTCTAACCCACCTAAGCGAACAATTGTAGTTGATCAAATTGAGACGTGCAAACAACTTGTTCTAAATGGTATAGGTTATGCATTATTGCCTTCTACAGTATTAAAAGAAGTGCAGGAAAATATGTATAAAACACCTGTTCAATTAACGAGAGAAACATGGTTGTTAACGAGTGAATCAGCAAGACAATTGAAGCAAGTACAAGCGTTTTTAGAAATTATAGAAGAAATTCAAAGGGAAAAATAA
- a CDS encoding YkuJ family protein → MSLLQGILTRLVSLQEQAVSGEVAQRYFEVNGERKCSVKFFDKSEMYELEVYQQGEKPQVYQFDNIDMVAIEIYDIIS, encoded by the coding sequence ATGTCTCTACTCCAAGGAATTTTAACACGACTTGTTAGTCTACAAGAACAAGCTGTAAGCGGTGAAGTAGCACAACGCTATTTTGAAGTGAACGGTGAGCGCAAATGTAGCGTGAAATTTTTCGATAAAAGTGAAATGTATGAATTAGAAGTGTATCAACAAGGTGAAAAACCTCAAGTGTATCAATTCGATAATATCGATATGGTTGCAATTGAGATTTACGATATCATTTCTTGA
- the cbpB gene encoding cyclic-di-AMP-binding protein CbpB, with protein sequence MISIPKDEFQQILVKDLMISSEKVAHVQIGNGLEHALLVLVKSGYSAIPVLDPMYKLHGLISTAMILDGMLGLERIEFERLDDMKVEQVMKEDIPVLKLEDSFAKALEMTIDHPFICAVNEEGYFEGILTRRAILKLLNKKVRQHNR encoded by the coding sequence ATGATTAGTATTCCAAAAGACGAGTTTCAGCAAATTCTTGTGAAAGATTTAATGATTTCATCAGAAAAAGTAGCACATGTCCAAATTGGGAATGGATTAGAGCATGCTTTACTCGTTCTTGTGAAATCTGGATATTCGGCAATACCTGTTTTAGACCCAATGTATAAATTACATGGGTTGATTAGTACTGCTATGATTTTAGATGGTATGTTAGGGTTAGAGCGCATTGAGTTTGAAAGACTTGATGATATGAAAGTAGAACAAGTGATGAAGGAAGATATTCCGGTTCTTAAGTTAGAAGATTCATTTGCAAAAGCTTTAGAAATGACAATTGATCATCCTTTTATTTGTGCTGTAAATGAAGAAGGGTATTTCGAGGGGATTTTAACACGTAGAGCTATTTTAAAATTATTGAATAAAAAAGTACGGCAGCATAATCGATAG
- the abbA gene encoding antirepressor AbbA yields the protein MQREFVLTKEEESLLLDILFQQNYASEILAVELTDIENGLKQTDVTQYKKITRLFYRLKNKGY from the coding sequence ATGCAAAGGGAATTTGTTTTAACGAAAGAAGAAGAAAGTTTGTTACTAGATATTTTATTTCAACAAAATTATGCGAGTGAAATTTTAGCTGTAGAACTTACAGATATTGAGAATGGTTTGAAACAGACAGATGTGACGCAATATAAAAAAATCACAAGGCTATTTTACAGATTAAAAAATAAAGGGTATTAA